The Sphingomonas sanxanigenens DSM 19645 = NX02 genome includes a region encoding these proteins:
- the murA gene encoding UDP-N-acetylglucosamine 1-carboxyvinyltransferase, which produces MDRIIIRGGRPLAGRLPISGAKNAALTLLPCALLTDEPLTLRNLPRLADVDGFGHLLNQHGVSTTVEGGRPEDFGRVMTLRAAKITSTVAPYDIVRKMRASILVLGPLVARAGEATVSLPGGCAIGNRPIDLHLKALEALGAEIELAAGYVKATAPGGRLPGGKVIFPFVSVGATENAVMAAVLARGQSVIENAAREPEIVDLCRCLVAMGASIEGIGTETLVIEGRERLYGATYRVMPDRIEAGSYACAAAITGGELDLVGARADDMTAVLAALREAGAKVEERAGDVIHISANGGIHGISLSTAPYPAFPTDMQAQFMAMLTLADGASLLTETIFENRYMHVPELARMGADIQVQGRSAMVRGVKELTGAPVMATDLRASMSLVLAGLAAKGETQVQRIYHLDRGYERLEEKLQAVGADIERIGGD; this is translated from the coding sequence ATGGACCGCATCATCATTCGCGGCGGCCGGCCGCTTGCCGGGCGCCTTCCGATCTCTGGAGCCAAGAACGCCGCGTTGACGCTGCTGCCCTGCGCGCTGCTGACCGACGAGCCGCTGACGCTGCGCAACCTGCCGCGGCTTGCCGATGTCGACGGCTTCGGCCACCTGCTCAACCAGCATGGCGTATCGACCACCGTCGAAGGCGGGCGGCCGGAGGATTTCGGCCGGGTGATGACGCTGCGCGCCGCCAAGATCACCTCGACGGTCGCGCCCTATGACATCGTGCGCAAGATGCGCGCCTCGATTCTGGTGCTCGGCCCGCTCGTCGCGCGCGCCGGTGAGGCGACGGTGTCGCTGCCCGGCGGCTGCGCGATCGGCAACCGTCCGATCGACCTTCACCTCAAGGCGCTGGAAGCGCTGGGTGCGGAGATCGAGCTGGCGGCGGGCTATGTAAAGGCGACCGCGCCCGGCGGCCGGCTGCCCGGCGGCAAGGTGATCTTCCCGTTCGTCTCGGTGGGCGCGACCGAGAATGCGGTGATGGCGGCGGTGCTCGCCCGCGGCCAGTCGGTGATCGAGAACGCCGCGCGCGAGCCCGAGATCGTCGATCTGTGCCGTTGCCTCGTCGCGATGGGCGCATCGATCGAGGGGATCGGCACCGAGACACTGGTGATCGAGGGGCGTGAGCGCCTGTATGGCGCCACCTATCGCGTCATGCCCGATCGCATCGAGGCGGGCAGCTATGCCTGCGCGGCGGCGATCACCGGCGGCGAACTCGATCTGGTCGGCGCGCGCGCGGACGACATGACCGCGGTGCTCGCAGCGCTGCGCGAGGCGGGTGCCAAGGTCGAGGAGCGCGCCGGCGACGTGATCCACATCTCCGCCAATGGCGGCATTCACGGCATCAGCCTGTCGACCGCGCCCTATCCTGCGTTTCCCACCGACATGCAGGCGCAGTTCATGGCGATGCTGACCTTGGCAGACGGCGCCAGCCTGCTGACCGAAACGATCTTCGAGAACCGCTACATGCACGTGCCCGAACTGGCGCGGATGGGGGCGGATATCCAGGTCCAGGGGCGCAGCGCGATGGTGCGCGGCGTGAAGGAACTCACCGGTGCACCGGTGATGGCGACCGACCTGCGCGCGTCGATGAGCCTGGTGCTCGCCGGGCTCGCCGCCAAGGGCGAGACGCAGGTGCAGCGCATCTACCATCTCGATCGCGGCTATGAGCGGCTCGAGGAAAAGCTGCAGGCGGTGGGTGCGGACATCGAGCGGATCGGCGGCGACTGA
- the clpS gene encoding ATP-dependent Clp protease adapter ClpS, whose protein sequence is MTTRKDGEDEGNGLGVATRTRTRTRKPSLYKVLMLNDDYTPMEFVVLVLQRFFRMNMEDATRVMLHVHQKGVGVCGVFTYEVAESKVAQVIDFARENQHPLQCTLEKA, encoded by the coding sequence ATGACAACGCGCAAGGATGGCGAGGACGAAGGGAACGGCCTGGGCGTCGCAACCCGCACGCGCACGCGGACCCGCAAGCCTTCGCTCTACAAGGTGTTGATGCTCAACGACGACTATACCCCGATGGAGTTCGTCGTTCTCGTGCTGCAGCGCTTTTTCCGGATGAACATGGAAGATGCGACTCGGGTCATGCTCCACGTCCACCAGAAGGGCGTCGGCGTGTGCGGCGTGTTCACCTATGAAGTTGCCGAGAGCAAGGTGGCACAGGTGATCGATTTCGCGCGCGAGAATCAGCACCCGCTGCAATGCACGCTCGAGAAGGCCTGA
- a CDS encoding Crp/Fnr family transcriptional regulator, whose amino-acid sequence MTGSCFAERLGHFLDLTEKERAALARLEERERTLKRGQMLRRENDGSDEIYVLRHGWMMSYVYLDDGSRQILRLHFPGDLIGSSNIAYRDAAESLTAITDAVVCPFEKQALRTLFDDHPRVAALLFAVSQAERVSLTDRLASLGRTSARARVGALLLDMLHRIRFMRKDVTNSFELILTQEEIGDATGLTAVHVNRMMRALAEEGMIERRNGSVTIVDERALAQASAYFNRFAELDTSWFPAPRG is encoded by the coding sequence TTGACGGGAAGCTGTTTTGCCGAGCGGCTGGGCCATTTCCTTGATCTTACCGAAAAGGAGCGCGCAGCGCTTGCCCGGCTGGAGGAGCGTGAGCGAACGCTCAAGCGCGGCCAGATGCTGCGACGGGAGAATGACGGCAGCGATGAGATCTACGTCCTGCGCCACGGCTGGATGATGAGCTATGTCTATCTGGACGACGGCAGCCGCCAGATCCTCCGGCTGCACTTTCCCGGCGACCTGATCGGTTCATCCAACATCGCCTATCGCGACGCCGCCGAATCGCTGACCGCGATCACCGACGCGGTGGTCTGCCCCTTCGAAAAGCAGGCGCTGCGCACGCTGTTCGATGATCACCCGCGCGTCGCCGCCTTGCTGTTCGCGGTATCGCAGGCAGAGCGTGTGTCGCTGACCGACCGCCTTGCGTCGCTGGGCCGAACCTCGGCGCGCGCGCGTGTCGGTGCGCTGCTCCTGGACATGCTCCACCGCATCCGCTTCATGCGCAAGGACGTGACCAACAGCTTCGAGCTGATCCTGACGCAGGAAGAGATTGGCGACGCGACCGGGCTGACAGCGGTACATGTGAACCGCATGATGCGCGCGCTGGCCGAGGAAGGCATGATCGAGCGGCGCAACGGCTCGGTGACGATCGTCGACGAACGGGCGCTGGCACAGGCTTCCGCCTATTTCAACCGCTTCGCCGAACTCGATACGAGCTGGTTTCCGGCCCCGCGCGGCTGA
- a CDS encoding SapC family protein: MTNKVLLNNIDHHDLRLRPGYHAGFGDAVNQMLVFPTEFEEAQRDFPILFRRNDAGGVQAVVLLGLDRDENLFLGPTGWTTRYVPALQRRGPFSIVMTPAADDPDRREPMIHVDLDDRRIGRDEGVPLFLPQGGNAPALERVSATLRTIYVGMEMAQPLYAAWDAHGLLEPVELDVALDEERHYAVPGVHAVVEHRLAALPGAALEALNRAGFLRPAMLASASLGNVHRLIDLKRRRDGA, encoded by the coding sequence GTGACGAACAAGGTTCTTCTCAACAATATCGACCATCATGACCTCAGGCTCAGGCCCGGCTACCACGCGGGCTTCGGCGATGCGGTGAACCAGATGCTGGTCTTCCCGACCGAGTTCGAGGAGGCGCAGCGCGATTTCCCGATCCTGTTCCGGCGCAATGACGCCGGCGGCGTCCAGGCGGTGGTGCTGCTCGGCCTCGACCGCGACGAGAATCTGTTCCTCGGCCCCACCGGCTGGACCACGCGCTATGTGCCGGCGCTGCAGCGGCGCGGGCCCTTCTCGATCGTGATGACGCCCGCCGCGGACGATCCGGACCGGCGCGAACCGATGATCCACGTCGATCTCGACGATCGGCGGATCGGCCGGGACGAGGGCGTGCCGCTGTTCCTGCCGCAGGGCGGCAACGCGCCCGCGCTCGAACGGGTCTCGGCCACGCTCAGGACGATCTATGTCGGCATGGAGATGGCGCAGCCGCTCTACGCCGCCTGGGATGCACATGGCCTGCTCGAGCCGGTCGAGCTCGACGTGGCGCTCGATGAGGAGCGCCATTATGCCGTACCCGGCGTCCATGCGGTGGTCGAGCACCGGCTGGCGGCGCTGCCCGGCGCGGCGCTCGAGGCGCTCAACCGGGCCGGCTTCCTGCGCCCGGCGATGCTCGCCTCGGCGTCGCTCGGCAATGTCCATCGCCTGATCGACCTCAAGCGGCGGCGGGACGGCGCCTGA
- a CDS encoding cupin-like domain-containing protein, which translates to MARPARALDDIAAEAIPFAALIAAGEPAILRGVARDWPIVAAARRSTAEAIGSLKRFEGDRPVTAYTGAPEIGGRFFYDATLTGLNFTAARVKLGDVLDRIAAGSGAAAADAPALYIGSTDLDLYLPGFRAENDLPLGPIAAHAPLASIWIGNRTVAAAHYDISNNIACCVAGRRRFTLFPPDQIANLYPGPLEPTPGGQVVSMVDPAAPDLARYPGYRDALAAAVVAELEPGDALIYPALWWHQVEALCDFNILVNYWWNDAPAHADNPQASLLHALLSLRDRPAAEKAAWHALFDYYVFGAGERAGAHLPDQARGALAAPLDPAAARRLRAQILNRLNR; encoded by the coding sequence ATGGCGCGACCGGCACGCGCGCTCGACGATATCGCAGCGGAGGCGATTCCGTTCGCCGCGCTGATCGCAGCCGGCGAACCGGCGATCCTGCGCGGCGTGGCGCGCGACTGGCCGATCGTCGCCGCGGCACGACGGTCCACTGCCGAGGCGATCGGCAGCCTCAAGCGCTTCGAAGGCGATCGCCCGGTGACCGCCTATACCGGCGCGCCGGAGATCGGCGGCCGCTTTTTCTACGACGCGACGCTGACCGGGCTGAACTTCACCGCCGCACGGGTGAAGCTCGGCGATGTCCTCGATCGGATCGCGGCCGGCAGCGGCGCTGCAGCGGCGGACGCCCCCGCGCTCTATATCGGCTCGACCGACCTCGACCTCTATTTGCCCGGCTTCCGTGCCGAGAATGATCTGCCGCTCGGCCCGATCGCCGCGCACGCGCCGCTCGCCAGCATCTGGATCGGCAACCGCACCGTCGCCGCCGCGCATTACGATATCTCCAACAACATCGCCTGTTGCGTCGCCGGCCGCCGCCGCTTCACCTTGTTCCCGCCCGACCAGATCGCGAACCTCTATCCCGGCCCGCTGGAGCCGACACCGGGCGGCCAGGTCGTGTCGATGGTCGATCCGGCGGCGCCGGATCTTGCGCGCTATCCGGGTTATCGCGATGCGCTTGCGGCAGCCGTCGTCGCCGAATTGGAGCCGGGCGACGCGCTCATCTATCCGGCGCTGTGGTGGCACCAGGTGGAGGCGCTCTGCGACTTCAACATCCTCGTCAATTACTGGTGGAACGACGCGCCCGCGCACGCCGACAATCCGCAGGCCAGCCTGCTCCACGCGCTGCTCAGCCTGCGCGACCGCCCGGCGGCGGAAAAGGCTGCGTGGCATGCGCTGTTCGACTATTATGTGTTCGGTGCGGGGGAGCGCGCGGGCGCGCACCTGCCCGACCAGGCCCGGGGCGCACTGGCGGCCCCGCTCGATCCGGCGGCTGCGCGGCGCCTGCGCGCGCAAATACTCAATCGGTTGAACCGATAG
- a CDS encoding helix-turn-helix domain-containing protein codes for MDIHANGVRRHVDSTDRDSVNAAHLTPAQVRVMHGVRSGMLNRQIAEDLGIAEATVKAHMTALMRKLNVRNRTQVAIMAQSLAELQ; via the coding sequence ATGGACATTCATGCCAATGGCGTCCGTCGCCATGTCGACAGCACAGATCGTGATAGCGTGAACGCGGCCCACCTCACGCCGGCGCAGGTGCGCGTGATGCACGGCGTGCGCTCCGGCATGCTCAACCGCCAGATCGCCGAGGATCTCGGTATCGCCGAAGCAACGGTGAAGGCGCACATGACCGCGCTGATGCGCAAGCTCAACGTCCGCAACCGCACGCAGGTGGCGATCATGGCGCAAAGCCTGGCGGAACTGCAGTAA
- a CDS encoding IclR family transcriptional regulator has product MSVQVEEQGKDAGIKGAQTLMRALDILDEVIGGPVKAVELARKLDLSKTTTHRLAQALKSRDYLAATRDGYSLGPKLLQLGAMALEQTDFVQVARPLMESLSDRTGFCVFVGKREGDWSRHLERVTGRQRLRVSTSPGDRRPIVETGLGKALLLDEDLATLERIYRHVKGDAIEAPKMAAWLEEMQGHISRGVVLHASDLGDGVRSIAAPVRDAMGRICIALSIAGAALYLSDDVMVSLSEEVQRTAAEISAGCGYRPITR; this is encoded by the coding sequence ATGTCGGTGCAGGTGGAAGAACAGGGCAAGGACGCTGGCATCAAGGGCGCGCAGACGCTGATGCGCGCGCTCGACATCCTCGATGAGGTGATCGGCGGCCCGGTGAAGGCCGTCGAACTGGCGCGCAAGCTCGATCTCAGCAAGACGACGACGCATCGCCTGGCGCAGGCGCTGAAGTCGCGCGATTATCTCGCGGCGACGCGCGACGGCTATTCGCTCGGCCCCAAGCTGCTGCAACTCGGTGCGATGGCGCTGGAGCAGACCGACTTCGTGCAGGTCGCGCGGCCGTTGATGGAATCGCTCTCCGACCGCACCGGGTTCTGCGTGTTCGTCGGCAAGCGCGAAGGCGATTGGTCACGCCATCTCGAACGCGTGACCGGGCGGCAGCGGCTGCGCGTATCGACGTCGCCGGGAGACCGGCGGCCGATCGTCGAGACCGGCCTCGGCAAGGCATTGCTGCTCGACGAGGATCTCGCCACGCTCGAACGCATCTACCGCCATGTGAAGGGCGACGCGATCGAGGCACCGAAGATGGCGGCGTGGTTGGAGGAGATGCAGGGGCATATCAGCCGCGGCGTCGTGCTCCACGCCAGCGATCTTGGCGATGGCGTGCGTTCGATCGCGGCGCCGGTGCGCGACGCGATGGGCCGCATCTGCATCGCCTTGTCGATTGCGGGGGCCGCGCTTTACCTCAGCGACGATGTGATGGTGTCGCTATCGGAAGAGGTCCAGCGCACCGCCGCCGAGATCAGCGCCGGCTGCGGCTATCGCCCGATAACGCGCTGA